The Manihot esculenta cultivar AM560-2 chromosome 1, M.esculenta_v8, whole genome shotgun sequence genome has a window encoding:
- the LOC110617927 gene encoding uncharacterized protein LOC110617927 gives MAETPSKRLRDEAQIEDVVVDETNKRHKSYNHILSLLEEEEDEPTQDLSSLITTLQQELSSESTFDDPFSCPTTATVQENPTTAVTTSVEDCPSSSSSSSSSSTLFKEDEEDDKERVIRHLLEASDDELGIPNREAVCSVEDVYGEALFSSGNEFNEVDGFSLCNGLWEFEDANANYYALLQSELFL, from the coding sequence ATGGCGGAGACACCATCCAAGCGCCTCAGAGATGAAGCTCAAATAGAAGATGTTGTTGTTGATGAAACTAATAAGCGCCATAAATCATATAACCACATACTCTCTcttcttgaagaagaagaagatgagccAACCCAAGACCTGTCTTCTCTCATCACTACCCTTCAGCAAGAACTCTCCTCTGAGTCTACCTTCGACGACCCTTTTTCTTGTCCCACCACAGCAACTGTTCAAGAAAACCCTACTACTGCTGTAACAACCAGCGTAGAAGACTGCCCAtcatcctcttcttcttcttcgtcttcttctACCTTGTTCAAGGAGGATGAGGAAGATGATAAGGAAAGAGTTATAAGGCATCTTCTTGAAGCATCTGATGACGAGCTTGGGATTCCAAATAGAGAAGCTGTTTGTAGTGTTGAAGATGTCTACGGAGAAGCTCTTTTTAGTAGTGGCAATGAGTTCAATGAAGTGGATGGGTTCTCCCTCTGCAATGGGTTGTGGGAATTTGAAGATGCTAACGCCAACTACTATGCCTTGTTGCAATCTGAACTATTCCTGTAG